ATCACATCTaccatgtaaaataaaatccaacaaaaatatttttggaatGAAAGAAATGACCTCATCAACAACAGATACAGCAAATTGATCATGGTAGCGACTCAGACCAGCAGTCAGCGAAGCAATCAAGTGGATCTGGCCATACTTCCCTTTGTGAACCTTCATAAAGCATTTTAAAAGATATGGCTCACATTCACCCCATGGTAGTTTACGCAGTTGCCTGAGCACATGCTCTATTGTAGACTTATCGAGATCTGAGAATAGCAACTTTCTTATATACTGAAAAAGACAATATGTAAACAAAAGGTTAATTCTGATGTTGGatatatcaaaattaaattttgaagaGGAAGAGTTTAACCTAGAAAATGATTTACACCTGATGCAATGGAGGACGGACTTTAGTGACTCGTGCGGATCTCTCAGGCGGTTTGCACAGGTAGTAAGCATTTTCAACAAGGGTGCTGTGCCGAGGATCTAAATTTTTTACATTCTTCAAACGCATTAATATTTCCAACATGTTAGCCATCCGCACAGTAGTTTCAGGAGACCGATACAGAAAACGCCCGCAAGTCTCAAGAAGATTGCAAGCAACATCAATGTTATGATGAGTGAAATCATCTAAACAAGCCTGGCAATAAGATAGCATTAAACTTCTAAGTAAACAGCTCACAAATTAAATGCcccaacaaaaatgaaaatttaatcttAAATCTCAGTAACAGCATGGACAATACTTCAACCCATCTTTTAAATCCTGATTCACTGCATAGAAAGTTACATTTAAATAGACAAGTTATGAAAATGTGAGCAGAAAAGCCGAGATATTATCAGTAATGCACAAATTTAGTAGAACCTATGCATCAATTCTGTTCCGTGCATATTACCTTCAAACAACTAAAGACAAGACCAGCTGGTGCGATTTTAAACTTGCAGAGTTCTCCAATAAATCTAATGTTCCTAATCTTTGTTTCAATGTTCATTTGATCCTGCAGAAAATTACAATTCGATATGAAAATCATGAACTTCTCAAAATGAAAGCGATTCCTATAGAACAACTAACCATTCCTATTTTCAACAAAACACATTGCATGCAAAACTGacctttttattaattaagaagTTGAACTCTTCTTCCAGCATTGCAAGGAGCATGGAAGATACATCCTTCATACAAGTTGACAGTGTGGCAACCATGCGTGAATAGTAAGGTAGTAGCTCCAATGATGTCCTGGGGACATTGAACACTGCCCTCACAAGCTTTTTCCGATTTgcttttgaatttaaataacaaaactctacctgaaaatatacaaaatatcTTCAATGTGAATCATAACGACAGATAAccaaatgagagagagagagagagagagagagagagagagagagagagagagagagagagaggagaacaGTAGGAAAGCTCAGACAGGTATAATTACAGTCAACTGATCAATAAGATCACGGCTCACGCAACCAGGAAGCCTCTGCAGTAAAGCATCCAAATTTGTCCCTTCGATGCTTTTAAGTTTCTCTTTCTCGTTCTCTCCTTTTCTATCGCCTTTCTCTTTGTCCGGATCTTTAATCTTCTCCTTAtccttttcttccttgtcCTTCCCTTTCTCTATGCTTTTGCCCTCCTGTAAAGCACCAACATCTGCAGATGCCTCTCCAGCATCTTCTGTAGTCTGTTGACTTTGGTCTGATTCAAGTGTGGGCTCCttaataatgaaaattaaaaaatgttcATCTGAGTAGATAAATTCAAGCATAAATTGTTACAAGACTAAACATGAATCTTATTCTTGCAAAGAGAGCAGATTTCCTGTGAAAACAGGAGATGAATCAGGAGAAAGATTgcagaaatatatatatctagaTCTAAAGGACCCACTTCAGtgaaacaaacaaattcatGACAAGAGTCTAATTCCCACTATTTCAGCATGCTGAGGAAATCCTAATTAGTTATGCTGGTCGGTCCAGAACCAAGCAGAACAATCTTTGTTACAGGGGAAGTATCGATCATTAATGTTGGAAATAAGTAGTGAAACAGAGCCTGTACAGAAAATGCAGAGATTTGATTCCTTACAGTTGGTTGTTCTTGAGTCTTTGCAGATTGATCATTGCTCTTCTCCGCTTCTCCCAATAATACCGCCGGAACAAACGCTCTGGTAAAAACATACAGATAACAACTTACTACATTTCAGGTCAATTAACTATGAGAATTATAACGACTGACAAACAAATATCATATAAATGAGTTTGTTTTTTCCTCATTTGGCTAGTAAAAGATAAATCTCATTCAACTGAAGCAAACCTAAGATCTGGTAAGCACTCGTAGAAAGCCCTTGTATCTTCATCATCCCATATGGCTTCAAGTACAGAAGAGTCCTTTCCAGCAGCTGGAGATGAAGCATCCTCTCCACTAGTAACCCTAGTTGTATGACCATCCTCTGGCATTACTGGAGGCTGCATATCAAGTGCTTCTGCTAAACTgtgagaaaaaataatttgtatCATAAGTGGGCCAAAAACAAGTAATTAGAGACTaataatcaataaaattatttagtaAAATGGAAGGTTTAGGGAAATCTAGACCAAAGCTAACAACAGTTGAACAGGGCGGAATACTGGAAGCATTGTTTACCTAtagaagtaaaaaaaaaaaaaaaaaaaaaaaaaaatctaaagaTAAGAAAACCCCATTAGAAGTATTTGGCTGTTAGTGTGACTCAACTTGAAGAAAGCTGAGCATCTGACGAAAGTACATTCCAGATGTTGCAATtagattctttctttttcagctATGTATATGTTTTCACCTATGTTGCTGTTCAATTTCTTAGCTATTCTCTTTGGTCTTAGTTTGCTCCTATTGTTTTCTTGTTATGGGTTGAGGATTTTTAAGTTTAAATAGCAAGCACCTAGCTAATGCATACTTTTGAGCGGCTTAAGAAAGCTAGTTACttgtccaaaaaataaaatcaaccTTCCTCTAtgattttataacaaaattaaatatccTTGTATTTTCGGACGCATTTGATCCCATGTTCTTGACATTATTTTTTGAGAACCATGCAGGTTTTTGCTTTATGATAATTCTATGAAAGAGGGGCCGAGCAGTGATCATACAAGATCAATACAGTTGAGTTGAGCTCTCATAATTAAAGTATGCAAAGTTTAAAAACGGGATCCTGGATCCAATGTAACATAGAAGACTAAGCATCCTAACATTACCAAACCGAACAGACCTGGTCACCAGCAGATTTCTACACACAAATAATGAGAGTAAAAAAGTAAAGCAACTTACGATGAGACATTGCGGTACAATTGTTCATAAGATTTCCGCAGTTTCTCATATGAAGAGACATTTTCATCACTGAGCTCTCCTTTAGCATTAAGGATTTTAGAATTTTCGTGCTCCATTTGGCGAAGTGACTAACAGTATCAAGAAAATGCATTAATTACAACCAGAACCAGTATTCCACTATTGAGTTAAGGAAAGAGATATCATTAgcaagaaattaaattagaaGCTCTGTCCAACAAAGATAAAGCAGATGTATAACAAGCAGGTATAATAAGGTGCAAAATCAGGACCTCACCCCCTACAcccagaaagaaagagagaaaagtaAAACTATCTTAAGCAAGGCCGTAGAACTCTTACAGTATGCTCGGATTGAAGTAGTTCTGCTGCAGCATCATAATATGTTTGAAATGCCTTCCTGAAGAATTTCTTATGCTCTGTTGTGATATTAAGGCCCTTAAAAAACTGTGGCAAAATGTCAGGATAAGCACTATAGAATAGAAGGTAGCAAGTACTCTTCAAATTAAACACCAAtcaaatgaataaataaataaacatattcACACTAATATATGGGATTCTCGTCAACCTATAGCCACCAAATGAGAAGTAACATCACATGGTAATTACAAAAGATCACACCCCGTGCCTATATGATGCCACAAAAATCAGTTCAATGGAAAGCCATACAAGGCAAGCAGAAAAATAGTGAAATGTGATAGATGTCCCAAATAATGAAACAAACCAAAGAGATTCATACCTCTTCGTGAATTTCTGGCCCAGAGAGAGGAAGGTTAATAAACATTCTTCCCTGCCGAGCAAAACTAGCAAGAAGAGTCAAATTTGTCTGAGTAGTATCCCGATCCTTTAAGTGTTCTCCACTGGTAAGATCCTTAATGATATTCACAAAAATACCACCATCTTCTATGActccaacaaagaaaagttcCAAAAGGAGTTTCAAAGTGCTTCGCTTCTTCATGGCCCTCAGGTTCTTGTCCACGTCTAAGTCATCCCCAGACTTTCCGGGAAAGAAGATTTTCAAAAGACCTTGAAGTAGGCTTGGGGAGAAGTCTTTGTATCTTTGATGAAGCAGAGAGCAGATCTTTGACAAAAAGATGAGTGTTAGAAAAGTGTAAAACACATTGGTGTTACCCATAAATACTGCATTCAATAATGTCACTTATGCCATATAAAATAGACAGAAGAAGCTTGCAGGTTTGCATACTGGCTCAAACATACAGCACATTTGGCACAAGTgtatctttctcttctctctatgaaaatttaattactgCAAAAGCCACCAACATTACATACTAGCTGAAAATTgtcaccattttttttttccagtagAGACCCATATGATAAAgcatcccactgggtttttttttccagggCGAAAATATCACACTAGTAAACATCAGCAAACCATCAACTATATTCAGAATTTGTTCTAAATATTAGAATAGGAAAAACACCAAATACCCAGAGATATCTAAATGGATGCATATGAAACAACAGAATGAGAAGCAGGAACCTTGAAAACCAATACAAATAACTGCCTCAAATTGTTGAAGTCGTGAGGCAGCATATCTCCTATTCAAAGACCAAAAAACTAGACACAACAAAGTGACAAGATAGCTCAGCATCCATTACAGCAGAAATAGTACCAAGCATTTGACTATCATACAGCATGTCATTTCAGCGAGTGCCATCGTCTATTCTTGAATACGATAAGAAGATCCAGATCAGCATTTTGGAACCCACAAATACAAAAGTTCATAACTTGAAGTTTATGTAAGTCTGTAACATCTGGAAATAATCATATTGTTTCTCTAGCCAACTCACGGTGCAATAGCATTAGCTAATCATTCACCATAGAAAATCCTGACTAATATGTTGTAAGTAGAATCTTGGATAAATAACCCAAAGAACTTGATTAACTAAaactactaattaaatataGGAAATGGggaaaaacaaagataagTGCCTTATAAATTTCAACTCAAATCCATAACAGCAACCTGAACTGCTGCTTGTATGTCTGATGATCTAAGCTTGGCATCACAAATAGCAGTAACAGCTTCACTGACAAATTTGCTTAGGTTGACACCTCTCAAGTCATCCATCAGCCCTTCCCGCTGCTCTTCATTAATCTGCTTCAGTTTTTTAATAACCGCTGTGTTGCGCTTAATGCTAGAATCCAGTGTCCTAAGAAATCCTGTGTCTGTAATTCAGAACAAGCTGTCTTATTTCCCAGTTCATGCAGCAATCATACATGTCAACTAGCTTTCAatatggtttttcttttgttagccttgtgattattttgaaacaaaatataaaagagaTGACAAAATAAACATGTCAGCACagaaaaacttaaaagataAAGGCACGAAAAAGTATCAATACTTCATAGATTATTAGATATGTAATGTAGAGTATGACTTTGGATTGGACTAAGCAGCTAAAAAAAATCCATGTGGAGGACCTCAAGTAGTTCAAAAAAGGAATATGTTGTCGGCCCCAATTATTTCTAGGATCAAGTCTTAGTATAATTTAGATGCAGCAAAGGAGAACCTTGGAAAAAGTACCAGTCATCATTTCTCTATTTGCGTTTGGTCATTAGGCATGATGCTTTTGCAAGTTTACACAACTTTATTTCCATATACGAAGGTTTTCactcatttaataaattaaaaattagttAATCATTCATTTGCATACAAAATACAAGAATACTGTTATCATCTGACCAGGCCTCTCAGGGTTCAAATTGCTTTGACGAAGAGCCATCTTTGCCTCAATTGATTTCTTGATTTCCTCAAGCCGAGCAGCAGCTTCCTGCAAAATAGAAGCAATAACTACCCTACTAAAATCACTTCTAAAAGACATACAAGTTTCCAAGAATGCGCACAAGCAACCAAACTGTAAACTTCATTTTCAACTTTTCATATACTACATTATTTTAACAAGTATTCTGCCTTCACTCAACTGagaaacaatataatatacttATCAAGTACAATAGGATCTCAAACCACCACTTATAGGCCAAGTCTAAGAAACTCCTCTTATTTCAAATTAAGTTTGTGACTTATTAGTTGCTCACAAAGTTCCATCTCATACATGCTCCAAGATTCggcaacaaaaagaacaatgAACAAATAACTAAGGATTTCTAAAAGTGACTGATGCAGTCACATACCTCATCATCTTGCTTCCCATGAGGTTCACCCCCAGCACGGGATTCCTCCTCATGGTGATCCATCTCCCTACTTGTATTGACTGACAGAAACCTACATAACAGGGCATTGCATGGTTAATTAACACCCAAGAAAAAGACCATATATTGTGAAgaacttattattatttttaaaaaaaccttgAAAAACCTAACAGAActgcaataaaataaatccaGATCACCAAATTGCTTTATTTAACTTCCAAACCACCGTAATCTCATCGGTGCAAAATTTCACTTCAGTTTCACCACAGAAGAAGAACCGCTTTTTTCCTCACCATGCAACTTGAAATTATAGTATCTAGACTGGTCAATACACCCAGAAGCCCCGTTtccccaaaaacccaaaagcgAAACTGATGTGGTGTTGCCCCTAATGATCCTCAGATATACGGTTACAAACTTAAAACCCACATATACGTGCATAGGCACACAGTGGGAACTTATTTATAAGATACCACAAATGACAAACAATCCAATTGGCATGTAAAAATGGAAACTACAAAAacccaggaaaaaaaaagaaaaagaaaaagaaaaaaagaaaagaaaaagtcatCAAATAATAACTCACTCTTTGATTTAAGGCTTCAGAAACAAGCGCAAAACATTATCATCTAATATAAGCTCcctaaaattcaaataaactaCCATATCATGCTCTAGCTTTGGTTATAAGAATTCCAACCAAAATGAGCACGAACCCTATTACAGCAACATGATTTTGATTCACAAATGAAGTTTACAAGGCCCTGTACGGCAACTGCATTCGCTACCGAGATCTCACCCACGAAAAAACAGGAATATGCATACACACGCCTCTCTGTGTGTGAAAGCGATAGAGAAATAGGGTTACCTGATCGAGATTAAGCAGCGACGTGATGAAGATTGCCGAGAAAGAGAGGAATACAGTGAgttcagagagagagggagagagagagggctaaGCCCAATGGTTTAGAGCAATGGGTATGAGTTGCGACGAGACGATGATCCAAATGGAAGAACCGACTGGTGTCAGTGTGTGTGTTCTAGGGTCGGAGTCCGATCACGGGTTTGCCAGTTTTAGACCACTTGAGAAATGGGTTGGGCCAAAATTTCAGTCCAATAGAtcaatatttctttctttttggtccgAAGTAGACCAATAgttcttttgttgtttaaattttttcttggtcgaacatttttttaataattaatataagtgatagtctaaattataagaTTAGAGGTATAAATGTGTCATGGGGGTTCAAAACTGATATCACTGATCTGCAAGTCAAAGTTCTTTTTCATTGAGCTAGACCTCTTGTTAACTTTCTGGGTCGaacttttgttgtttattttttggtcagCAATAGTTCTATCTtattcctctcttttttcagGGATTAATATTAAGttgtcaattaatttggatGGAAGGATATGGTTAGATAATTGATGACAGTAGGTTTCGTTTTGATATATGCATAATTGTCAATCATTCACGTGTGAACttcaatataataaattttattaacaAGTGCCGACtagtacatatatattttttattcgTATTTATCTCGTTCCGTATTTACTAACTATGCTTTTGTAGCCATGTGCATTgggacaaaaagaaattataagtATCACACCCCACCACTTTTGAACCCAAAATATGAGAATTTGGGTATTGTTGTTATTGGAGATCAGAAGTTTTATCAGTCAGCCTCCCCACATTGTTTTGGGTGAGAAATTACCTTATTACTGACCAAATGTGGGGTCTAGATGTCCTAGAAATGAAGTTGGTTTTTGATCACTAGAAACGACTAACTAATTTACTATAATAACTATAAAGTTTTGACTATGATATGGACTCTTTTAATTAACCAACTCCACCAACTACCAGTACCAAGGGCACTCCATCGTTCTAGAAACCATGGCCACAAACTTCCAGCACAAAATAACCCTAAAAAACCAAACTCATTCTCACAAGTTTAATCTCTACCATCCATTTCAACCAGTGGAACGTTATAGTAACCAAAACagctatatataaaaacaccATCCAATTTTAAGTCACATTCAGAAAATAATCAAGGACAGCCCCTGTTGAAAAAGTAAGACAACCCCcaaaccttcttttttttcaatttcttcttgaGCTTCAACCtagaaaaaacacaatttcTTAAACCAACTTAACATGGGTCCCTTGATCAAGAACATGTTCGTCAAGGTCCTAGCAATGCTGCTAGTGGCTCTTGTCATATGTGCTCCATCGACACAAGCAGGCCCCCAAAAGAAATTGCATCTTACCAGGCACGACAAGGTTAGCAGTTTCGAATCCGAAAAACAGACGTTCAAGGTTGGGAAGCCACTCTACAGGGTCAGGGGCAAGAACAATGTTGAGACCTTAATACCTGCGTACAGAGTTGCAGGGCTGTATCGGGTTAGAGAATgaccaaaaccctaattcacGTCCATTCATGAACATTGCAATATGTGCCAAAGCAATTTTTAGATATGGGAGCTAAATcttgaatttattttagtaTGTGCTGTAATAAATTTATGATGGGTTTAATAAAATACTACGATTATCATAATAACGTTGGCAGAATTCTTTATTGTTGCACAAAGTCGATGTTTACATAACCAATCACATGTTTCAAGCACATACATAATTTGTGTCACACGTATCAGGGGCGGAGCCACACTGGGATCAGTGTGGTCCTAGGCCTCcactcaatttttttaaaatattttaaaagtaatatACTATTATGTATttctatatgtatattatttcaaatacTTGTTGTGGCGGGCCTATTAAGGCAGAAGtaggtgcttcaaattgccCCTTTGATCAGctagtaaatgtctttgtccttttactttcatttatttttatattactctatttacttaagtttacaatgtaaataaggaagtacctcctatttggattcaaattaaaatactagaaaatcaaattcctaccaaatcaaaatatgaaaaatcggttttagtgcaaaatacgatttagtcTGAAAATGATgactcattaagtcaatatatacttcttactaaaatcccataaaatcaagttttcttatttgatgtgtaaggaataaaagcctccaaaaattatcttgagaaaatgattatttcgaaaaaccatttttcatacttagtcaatatttttacatacaacattttttcatatatgatatgaatgcatgaagggacctaaggttttttttagtttgtgaaattttgatattttctttctattggatTTAATGGGGGGGAAAAGCTTTAAAGATATTTGCTAAGTCGCTACTTTTTGTCTATCTCTTGCAATTTTTCTTACTCATAATGTATTTGTCTATCCCTTTGTCAAGGAAAATTATGATTGCAACCAATAAGCAATATAATTCTTGAcatatgtgatatatatactatttttcGTATGTATTGTGAGTTCGTATTTTTGATTCTTTATACCATATAAACCATGTTACTGAATAAAACTAGGCATATGTAGCATTAATCACAAGTTTAAGAGATCAAATAAACAGAAGCATCTGATGAATTGCTCTGGATCTTATTCAGGATTCATAAGATCTAGGCAAATGCAAACCTTTCTTCCTCTCAAGGTCAACCTAAACAACCCTACTTTATCTGCACTGTCTAATAATGGTTCAACTTCGCCCAACTTTTATTGCATTGTTTTTAgactgtatttttttttttttttttgggggggggggggggccGCGGGCCAATACGCTAAAGACAATTGAATTGAATGGAAATGGGcaaaaaagaagcaaagctTCCAACTGGCCACAGGTAATCTCTGTCGAGAGGAAACCTTTAATCTAAATACTTGCTGCATCAGCTTCTGTACTTAAATATAGACCTCTCAAAATTCAATGTGAATTAAACcctgatattttttttctcttatttgttttcttgggTCAAGGTTTTGGCAGTCAAACATGAGGCACACTACTAGGGTGTTGGGATCTGATTGGCTTTACATATTTTGCTGCCTGGTTGGCCGAATATGTTTCTGATTGTTGAATTTTCAAAGGGGCAAATAATTGGCTGAAAGAATAGAGGGCCAAAAGCTCATCAAACTGAGTGAGTGAGCTTGTTCACATTTTCTTGCGTTCAATCAAAGTTCGACTCTAGACTtagttttctttgttattaatTTTCCCCATCACCATCAAATGACCTAATTAGAATGTCATCCCATGACAACATCTGTCTGCCTGAGGACCAAAGAGCTTTCTCATTCTATTCACCAATAAAAGCTTTCATATCCAGTGGGGTCTTGAAGATTGAGTGGTTAATTAGTTTGGATTATGCATGAACCTTGTAAGTCTGAGGAAAATGGGAAAATGCTGACTTTTGACTGATCTCCTCATACAGACCTTATCTTCTACTGACTCATATTTGcaccaattaaaaaatatttatgctTCTAGAAAAAGGGTTACCAGCACTAATTCTGAATTAGCCCTTAATtgcattcattttttaaaattaagttCCACCATCACTATCATTTCTACCAAATCAAGTGAATTccttgtgattttttttgacTGGCCTTGTTTGCTTGTTAGTTGTTTTCTAGTACAAGTCCATATGCAGTATTTCAAGTCATCAGCTCACATGTTATTATAAAACCTCATGATATAATTTTTACAGAAAAACCAGCTGTCTGATAGGTATCTTGttgtacacacacacacacactcaaaTCAATCCCCACATTACAATTTTTTCCAGTCTTTAATTGCATTTGAAATTCCTGTTCACACTATGTGAAGCCTTCTGACTTTTGCCAGTCATCCAATTATCCCCAACCCAAATCAtaaatgtataaatatatgacCCCTCCAGTTTACTTTCCTCATAAAATCTTTTGCTAGAAACAGAGTCCTCTGTCTTCTGCTTTCCTCCTCTGTTTTTTGCTCTGCTTCTAAACAGAACTTCTGTCCTCGGCTTGTAAACCAGACCTTTTGTTTAGCTTCAATTACCCCCACACAGTACAAACCATGGAAGCTGAACAAAGCCCAAAGAAGCCTCAGAAGCCAGAGACAAGGATTCCACCACCTAGAGGTCAAGTTAAAGCCAAgatttttagagagttggggTCCAAAGTAAAGGCTGCAGCAGAATCAGTGGTAACTGGGCTGGGAGGGTGCTGTGGAAGCTGAGGCTACATGTTTGAGGGGCATTCAGATACTTGACCCTGATGAAGTTatgtttttgactttttttccttcctatGCAGATACAGAGTTGAAACCAAACGGATTATTTGGGTCATGGGCATGGCATTTTAGTTGAAATGGGAAATTGCTTAGTTAGgatatttctatatttatatGCAAGTTTCAGGCCATTATATAGCAATGGCAGTATGGATTTTGCAAATTCTGCTTCTGGGTTTGGTTCTCTTATTTATCTGTTATGCTTAGTTAGCTTCCATTTCTTCCAAGTTTAGGAAGCTGGGGGCATGTGCATGAACAGATGAGTCACAAAGCAGAAATTGTAGCTCGTGggttcttgttttttatttgatgggATTCATGgaggaaattaaa
The Prunus dulcis chromosome 2, ALMONDv2, whole genome shotgun sequence DNA segment above includes these coding regions:
- the LOC117617665 gene encoding regulator of nonsense transcripts UPF2 isoform X4, whose protein sequence is MDHHEEESRAGGEPHGKQDDEEAAARLEEIKKSIEAKMALRQSNLNPERPDTGFLRTLDSSIKRNTAVIKKLKQINEEQREGLMDDLRGVNLSKFVSEAVTAICDAKLRSSDIQAAVQICSLLHQRYKDFSPSLLQGLLKIFFPGKSGDDLDVDKNLRAMKKRSTLKLLLELFFVGVIEDGGIFVNIIKDLTSGEHLKDRDTTQTNLTLLASFARQGRMFINLPLSGPEIHEEFFKGLNITTEHKKFFRKAFQTYYDAAAELLQSEHTSLRQMEHENSKILNAKGELSDENVSSYEKLRKSYEQLYRNVSSLAEALDMQPPVMPEDGHTTRVTSGEDASSPAAGKDSSVLEAIWDDEDTRAFYECLPDLRAFVPAVLLGEAEKSNDQSAKTQEQPTEPTLESDQSQQTTEDAGEASADVGALQEGKSIEKGKDKEEKDKEKIKDPDKEKGDRKGENEKEKLKSIEGTNLDALLQRLPGCVSRDLIDQLTVEFCYLNSKANRKKLVRAVFNVPRTSLELLPYYSRMVATLSTCMKDVSSMLLAMLEEEFNFLINKKDQMNIETKIRNIRFIGELCKFKIAPAGLVFSCLKVLEEIRLGLELNEYGMQQRRIAHMRFLGELYNYEHVDSSVIFETLYLILVFGHGTQEQDVLDPPEDCFRIRMVITLLETCGHYFDRGSSKRKLDRFLMHFQRYILSKGVLPLDVEFDIQDLFAELRPNMTRYSSIDEVNAALVELEEHDRTVSTDKANNEKHSDTEKPSRRATSNKKSVNGTEENGVRHGDHGDSDSDSGSGTIDPDGHDEEELDEENHGDGSDSEEEDDDGGGPASDEDDEVHVRQKVAELDPQEEANFELDLKAVMQESMEQRRLELRGRPALNMTIPMNVFEGSIKDHHGRGVGGESGDEALDEVSGGSKEVQVKVLVKRGNKQQTKQMYIPRDCSLIQSTKQKEAAELEEKQDIKRLVLEYNDREEEELNGLGNQTLNYMQSGGNRVAGRGSNWEGTSGRGGGTRHRYHGYSGGGVYYSRKK